CCTGGTGGTGCTCGTGGTGCTTTCCGCCGACCCGAGCTGGGAAAAGATCGGACAGATGGAGCCCGTCGCCGGGTTCTGATTGGAGGGATGGCACCCCCGCTCGCGCGGGGGTGCCCGCCGCGCGGCGGCGCGGCCCGGAAATCGCCCGGGGCAGCCGAACGCATTCTCGTCGTCCATACGTTCAACGCATCAGCACTTCCCGATGAACCAGACCCCCGTCACCCCCAAGCAGATGGACGCCATCCGCGAGGTGGTGAACATCGGCGCCGGCCACGCGGCCACCAACCTGTCGGCCCTCACCGGCCTGACCGTGATGATCTCCGTCCCTCGCATCCAGTGGGCGGGCGTGGGCGCCGCCCTTCCCGGCGACGGCGACCTGGTGGTGATCACCGTGCCCATCACCGGCGTCAGCGAGGCCGGCGGCGAACGCGCTTCGCTGGTCCTGGCCACGGAAACGGCCCTGCGCATGGTGGCGCTGATGCTGCGCCGCGACCCATCCATGCACCAGGAGGTGGGCGCGTTCGAAAAGTCGGCGCTCATGGAGATGGGCAACATCGTTTGCGCGGCCTACGTGGGGGTGCTGGGCACCTTCCTGGGCAAGGGGATCATGATCGGCACCCCGGAGATGAAGGTGGGGCCGCGGAGCGAGCTGGCGCCCCAGGCGGCGCACGGGCTAGTGATCGAAACCGACTTCACCTTCCTGGCCACCACCTTCGAGGGCATCTTCGTCCTCAGCCACAGCGAGGTGTCGTTCACCTCGCTGCTGCAGGCGCTCGGCTTTCCCGACGCCGGCCGTCCCGCCGCGTCCGCCTGACGATCTCCGCCATGCCGGACGAGGGGTTCGCCCCGTTCT
The sequence above is drawn from the Longimicrobium sp. genome and encodes:
- a CDS encoding chemotaxis protein CheC; the encoded protein is MNQTPVTPKQMDAIREVVNIGAGHAATNLSALTGLTVMISVPRIQWAGVGAALPGDGDLVVITVPITGVSEAGGERASLVLATETALRMVALMLRRDPSMHQEVGAFEKSALMEMGNIVCAAYVGVLGTFLGKGIMIGTPEMKVGPRSELAPQAAHGLVIETDFTFLATTFEGIFVLSHSEVSFTSLLQALGFPDAGRPAASA